A stretch of Cicer arietinum cultivar CDC Frontier isolate Library 1 chromosome 5, Cicar.CDCFrontier_v2.0, whole genome shotgun sequence DNA encodes these proteins:
- the LOC101511561 gene encoding aldehyde oxidase GLOX has protein sequence MTHSLFLNILFFPLIIIIITTVTLPSPAESGSGQWQLLQKNIGIVGMHMQLLHNDRVVIFDRTDFGLSNLSLPNGRCRINPQEQVVKTDCTAHSLEYDVVSNSFRPLFVQTNVWCSSGSVSPDGKLIQTGGFNDGDRTVRIFNPCSSCDWQEFNASLAARRWYSTNHNLPDGRQIIIGGRRQFNYEFYPKKESTAKNTYSLPFLVQTNDAGAENNLYPFVFLNVDGNLFIFANNRAILFDYNSNNVVKTYPVIPGGDPRSYPSTGSAVLLPLSNLQKYPSVEAEVMICGGAPRGSFQKTLNGTFIGALNTCARIKITDPNPNWVIETMPGGRVMSDMLLLPNGNVLLINGAAMGSAGWESGRNPVLNPFLYKPNERVGSRFQLQKPSGIPRMYHSTAVLVRDGRVLVGGSNPHIDYKFNNNVLFPTELRLEAFSPSYLEAGLDDVRPKMVFPAPQSQTKLKYGQKLKVRFQVKATLVRNSVSVTMIAPPFNTHSFSMNQRLLVLEMKLQNNTVGESTYEIEVTTPGSAILAPPAYYLLFVVHQEVPSQGVWVQLV, from the coding sequence ATGACTCATTCACTTTTTctcaatattcttttttttccacttattattattatcataacCACCGTCACTCTTCCATCTCCGGCTGAATCCGGCAGTGGACAATGGCAACTCTTACAAAAAAACATCGGCATTGTAGGCATGCACATGCAGTTACTCCACAACGATCGTGTTGTCATTTTCGACCGTACAGATTTTGGCTTATCAAACTTATCTTTACCTAATGGTAGATGTCGCATTAATCCACAAGAACAAGTCGTTAAAACTGATTGCACTGCTCATTCTCTTGAATACGACGTCGTTTCCAACTCATTCCGACCACTCTTCGTTCAAACCAACGTTTGGTGTTCTTCAGGTTCCGTTTCCCCTGACGGTAAATTAATCCAAACCGGTGGTTTCAACGACGGTGATCGTACCGTTAGAATCTTCAATCCATGTTCTTCATGTGATTGGCAAGAATTCAATGCTTCACTTGCAGCTAGAAGATGGTATTCTACTAATCATAATCTTCCAGATGGAAGACAAATTATTATCGGTGGAAGAAGACAATTCAACTATgaattttatccaaaaaaagaATCAACAGCGAAAAACACTTACAGTTTACCTTTTCTCGTTCAAACAAACGACGCTGGTGCTGAGAACAATCTTTACCCTTTTGTTTTTCTCAATGTTGATGGAAACCTCTTCATCTTCGCAAATAACCGTGCTATTTTGTTTGATTATAACAGCAACAATGTTGTTAAAACATATCCGGTAATACCAGGTGGAGATCCTCGTAGTTATCCTAGTACTGGTTCCGCCGTTTTGCTTCCTTTGAGTAATTTACAAAAGTATCCTTCAGTTGAAGCTGAGGTTATGATTTGCGGTGGAGCTCCCAGAGGTTCTTTTCAGAAAACTTTAAATGGTACTTTTATCGGAGCTTTGAATACATGTGCTCGGATTAAAATAACCGACCCGAATCCGAATTGGGTAATTGAAACTATGCCGGGAGGAAGAGTTATGAGTGATATGCTATTACTCCCTAACGGCAACGTTTTGTTAATTAACGGAGCGGCAATGGGATCAGCTGGTTGGGAATCGGGTCGAAACCCGGTTTTGAATCCATTTCTTTATAAACCGAATGAACGGGTCGGGTCAAGATTTCAGTTACAAAAACCATCGGGTATTCCACGAATGTATCATTCCACTGCCGTTTTGGTTCGTGACGGTAGAGTACTTGTTGGTGGGAGTAATCCTCACATTGATTACAAATTTAACAATAATGTGTTGTTTCCAACGGAATTAAGATTAGAAGCATTTTCACCATCGTATTTAGAGGCAGGATTGGATGATGTGCGTCCAAAGATGGTGTTTCCTGCACCCCAATCACAAACTAAATTGAAATACGGTCAGAAATTGAAGGTTCGGTTTCAAGTGAAGGCAACATTGGTGAGAAATTCGGTTTCTGTTACAATGATTGCACCGCCTTTTAACACACACTCATTCTCCATGAATCAGAGACTGTTGGTGCTTGAAATGAAATTGCAAAACAATACTGTTGGAGAATCAACGTATGAAATTGAGGTAACAACACCAGGTTCAGCTATTCTTGCACCACCTGCTTATTATTTACTATTTGTGGTCCACCAAGAAGTTCCAAGCCAGGGTGTTTGGGTCCAATTAGTGtga